The genomic DNA GCCTTTTCGATAAACCCTATCCGGTGATAGAGGTCAGCAATGATGGGGTTCCTTCTGACGCTCTTATGTCCGAGATCGGTCTGCTGCATCCCCGGAGGAAGGCCGCCAGGACTTATTATCTCAATCCGGTCAGAGAAGATCTGGACAAAGACGTTCGCACCTTCGATAAACCAGTCCCGGTGCATGACCGCATTGGTGATTGCCTCCCGATGTGAAGCCATCGGGTATTCAGGGATCTCTTCTCTTTTCAGGCCTTCGATCTTGTACGCAAGCCGGGTATTTCGCTCGATAAAGCGGAGACTATCCTCGATATCGGCAACTGCTCCACCTGCGAAGTCCTTCCGGTCAAGGATACGGACATTGGTCGTCCCCTGAAAGAGGATGCAGGTGATGTATGCCTGGTTGAAGAACCTCCGGGGATCTTTTGCAAAGAAGAGGATGCCGACATTCCGGAAGAGAAGTTTTCCGCCTGATCGCTCTGTTGTTTCGATATTGACGAGAATATTTTCCTGGTTTCCATTCGGTGATATCCCACTCTGTGAGAGCCAGTTCGTGAATTTTTCTTCGTCTAAATCTTCCGGATACCTGAATTTTGGTGATACGGAGAGTTCAAACCTGATGGCTCCTTCTTTCTGGAAGAAGGTCCGGATCTCTTCACGGGTGAGTTTCTGGGTGACGGCCCCCTGTCGCCAGAAGAACCCGTCGCTGCACTGGACTGGTTTTTCAGAACTCTCCCGGACCGTGATGATGGTGACGGTGTCGATGTGGGTGAGAAGGATCTTGACCGGCGGGTCACAGTTCCGGGCGATGTCCTGTATTCGTGCCCTGATGTCATTCGTGTCTGTGATACCCTTGACCGATCCGTCGTCCCTGACTCCGAGGAGGATTTTGCCTCCGGTTGTGTTGGCAAAGGCTACGAGTTCCCGTGATAAAGCAGAGGAGAGAGATTCCTTGTACTCGAGCATGGAGCCTTCGCCTTCTTGGAGCAGGATCGAGAGATCAGTACGGTTCATGTCAGGATACACCGGTGAATTGTTCGGGGTTGTCTATGGGAAGTTCGCCGGAGAGGAGTTTGGGGAGGAGGGTATCACGTGTTTGCGACAATTCTTGATTTTGTATTAAATTAGATTTTATTTTCGTAAAAATCGGGTTTATCAATAAACTATATGCCTGCATTAGTTTTTTTGGTGGTAAACATAGTGATAAGGGCTTAAAATTCTTTTTACTTATCTCTAAAAAAGTAGTTCCATTGGCATTTCCTATGATCAACTCCATATTTGCTTTAAGCCATTCAAAGATGAAATAATTATTACAGGATTCATTCGGAATTAACGCAATAAAACCTTGATTAATTGAGATTGGGGCAATTGTTATTGAGACATATCCAATAGGAGCTCTTGATGATAAAAGAACTGTACCAATAGGTAAAATCCCAGAACTTATTTCTCCAACACCTAATTCAGTGATTGTTCTTTCCGTTGATAATATGAAGGGTGTTTTACTATTTGACAAATCTTTAGGAGTGCAAAACGGAATATTTCCGCCCCAATAAGATTCATTTTCAGTTGAAGGAGTCGAACCACCTTTTACTTCCAGTATATCTCCAATCGGTTTGATCTGCCACCCTTTCGGGATCTCCTGCCCCTCAACTTCTTCAAACTCGCTCGGAAACAGGGCCGCCGTTGCCGCATCCATCCCCTCGGGCTGCCGTCCTTCGGCCTTGGCCCGGACCGGGTCGAAGTCGATGAACCAGCTCGTGAAGATGGCCCGGGCGATGGATTCGAGGGTTTCGTTCATCCGGCGGTTGAGTTCGATCTTATCGTCGAGGGTGCCGAGGATGTGGGCGATGGCTTTTTGGGTGGGGAGGGGAGGGAGATTTATAGATATTTTACGAGCTGAACCTACGTTAAAATGCTGTTGGACTGCACCTACCAAATGGGATTGAATATGAGAATGAGTAATTGAGTTAATATAGTGCGACAAGAAGCAGTAAATCGGATTGCGAACCCGGTTTAAAATCGGTAACGCCACCCAATCCATTCTGGGCGTCCCTACCTGCACGTGCGTGTTTAGCAATAAACGGGTGCGAAGCTGCAGGAACAACGTGGTGATTCCCATAGTCTCTTTGGGATAAGCTGCCAGGGAAAGGTATCATGGACAAACAAACGTTGAACCGCTGCAGGATCGTTAATTATATCAGGAGGAAAGAGATTTGCCCCTGTCCCCACTGAGGGAGAATCACGGTATCAGTAGCTTGAATTATGCTGGTACGAATGGACGAAGCTGATTCCGGTCTATGGGCGGGTCCTAAAATACCACAATTATCCGATTTATTGAACTTGGAAAACCCAATACGCTCCTAAAAAAAAAAAAAAAAAATTTTTTTTTAGGTAAGAACCTTGTGAGAGGAACCACATGCGTAGTGGGAGTAGGAGGCTGCAAAACGCGAATGCCCGGCTGTAATGGCTGTGGATAGGGGTTCAAACTTTGCCCTGACCTGAAAGGGTGCCGACGTGCAGCTGGTTTTTCACGGCGAACAGGATGGTTTCAATGAACGGGATAAGTTCAATTACGCATAAAAGCGAGGACATCTCGGACAGAAAACTTGCAAAACAATGGAAGAAATTTCCATTTGCTAAAGCAAGAGATTATGTAAAGCGACTTCAGACACGTATCGCAAAAGCAGTGAAGAACGGCCAATATCGACTTGCAAGACGACTCCAGTATCTGCTTACACATTCGTTTTATGCAAAAATGTTGGCAGTACAACGAGTAACCAAAAACAGAGGTAAAAGAAGTGCAGGAGTAGATGGGGAAAAATGGACCACCCCTGAACAGAAAATGAAAGCAGCATTAACGCTTTCGGACAAGGGCTATCGGGCAAAACCTCTCCGGAGAATCTACATCCCTAAACCGCAATCGAGTAAAATGCGACCTCTTTCGATTCCAACCATGTATGACCGTGCTATGCAAGCTTTGTATGCAATGGCTCTTATGCCTTGGGCTGAGACCACAGCAGACAAGACATCATTCGGATTCCGAATGAAGCGAAATGCACAGGATGCTGCTTCATACACTTTTCAGTGCTTAAGCAGAAAGACTTCAGGTCAATGGATATTAGAAGGTGATATCCGCGGGTGCTTCGATAATTTCGCACACCAATGGATGCTTGATAACATCCCTCTTGACCAAAGAATCCTTAACCAATTCCTGAAAGCCGGTTATATTTATGATGGAATACTCTACCGTAACAAGTCAGGTACGCCCCAAGGCGGCTTAATTTCCCCCTTATTGGCTAACATGGCTCTTGACGGCATGGAAAGAATGTTGAAAGAACACTTTCCCGGAAATAAGGTTCATCTCATACGGTTTGCAGATGATTTTCTCGTAACGGCAGACTCACAGGAAACGGCACTCCAGTGCAAGGAACTCATCACTGAATTTCTTCATGAACGAGGGCTTGAACTCTCTGAGGAAAAGACCAAAATCGTTCATATCAACGAGGGGTTCGATTTCCTGGGCTGGAATTTCAGAAAATTCAAAGGCAAATTCCTGATACAACCTTCGAAGAAAGCTATTGCCGCAATCATTGATAAAGTAAGGGTAATCATTAAGTCGGCGAAGGCCTGGAAACAGGAAGACCTTATCAAAGCCCTAAATCCCGTAATTAAGGGATGGGCAATGTATCACCGGACGGTTTCTGCAAGTATGACCTTTGGGAAACTTGACTGGGTTGTCCGAAATATGTTGTGGAGATGGGCAAAGCGCCGTCATAATAATAAAGGGAAGAGATGGATTGCCAGAAAATACTGGCACCCAACACTTACCAGAAAACAGGTCTTTAGAACCTCTACTCTTACTCTCGAAAACTTCTCCAACACCAAAATTCAATACCGAAAATTCATAAAACTGGATGCAAATCCGTTTATTGATACCGAGTATTTTGAAAACAGGCCAGGAGTTTTCCTCTCAAAGCAAAGATCGATACGGATGTTCCTTCACTACGCCCATAAAAGCGGGTAGTGAAAAACTTGAGCGGATTGCGGTGAAAATCGCACGGTCCGTTCTTGGAAGGCTGGGTTAGGGTAACCTAACCTGGCTATTCGACATACACCAAAAAACGATTAGAAACTGAAGATTTAGGTCGGAGAATTACTACATCGGAACAATTTGAATTGTGAAAATCATGTGGAATAATCGCACAGGCTCCAGGTTCGCCAGTTCTTACAATTACAATATCACCACTCCGTAGCGATGATTTTTTTAATTTTTCATGGAATTCAGGTGAAATATATTTCAAATCTTCCTTAATGATTCGAAATGGTTTAACGTTTAAGGAACGAAGGAAAGGAATACCTGAGTCTACATACTCATTTGCCATTGATCCAACATGGCCAACAGTAATATCATCACATAATTCTTCCAAATTCACTTTAATCCAATCATTTCCGTAATTATTCATCATTCCTCATTGATCAGGGTTAAAAGGACTTTTGATAAATTTTAAAAATTTTTGTCCTAGAATTGTAGTCCTTCTCCGTTGGTTCGTTTTAGGGTTGATAGCTTCATCAGGTAACTTATCTTCGTAAATTAAACCATCATTAACAAGATCTTTCTCTATTTTATAAGATAATTCAAAATTATTTTTAAATTCAGGTATTAATATTGATAAATCACTTTTAATTAGAGAACCTGAAGAATGTACAAGTAATTTGTGAACATCTCTTGAATGAAATTCATCCATTTTTTCTAATAATTTTAAATGTAATGGAGTATATCTATCTATTAAATTGAGGAAAATAAATTGGATGTCATCCTCTAAGGGAAGATCAGTTGCTGAATTAATTACAGCATTTCGCAATGCTTCGATCTTTTCCTTTTGATGCGTTCTCATTGCAATATTTGTGGCATACAACAAGACACTGATGAATTGCTCATTATCCTTGAGATTATCAATTCTAAATCCATCAATTTCTGTTTCTAACCTCACTAACTCTTGATATATTATTCCCATCCATTCCTCGCGTCTTTTTGATAATGGTGGTGCAATAATCATTGAGAAAAATTCTGAAATTGGACCTCCAATTATTGGAAATAAAGATAAACCCGCTTTCACTCCTGCATGTGCATAATCGCTATAACCCGGTTTCAAATCCTCATGGATATCTTTCCCTTCACTCATCCCGGATAACCCTCTCTACAAATTCCCGGCTCTCCTCTGTCCCCGGCAGTCTGACCTGATACTTCGATACAAACACCTGATTATCTATTCCGGCACAGGCATATTGCACAAGGGCATGATTCTGGGTAGTACACAGAAGTAACCCGACCGGAGGATTATCCCCCTCGGTCATAAGATGAGCCTTGAAATAATTCAGATACGTATTCAGCTGCCCCAGTGCCTCATGCGAAAACCCGCCGGTCTTCAGTTCAATAATCACATGACACTTCAACACCCGGTGATAAAACACGAGGTCAACAAAGAAGTACTCATCACCGATCAGAATCCTCTTCTGCCGAGCCTCAAAACAGAACCCGTACCCAAGTTCAAGAAGGAATGACTCAAGTTTGCGGAGAAGAACCTGCTCAAGATCAGACTCATACATGACCTCCTCACTTTTGATCCCGAGAAAATCGAACACACATGGGTCGCGAATTATGAGGTGGGGTGAATCTGTCTGTGCTCCGGCTTGAACATGTTCAGATAATGCTTGTTTATCCTGTGAAAGAGCGGATCGTTCAAAGTACAGACTCTCGATCTGTCGTTTCAGTTCTCTGACCGACCAGTTCCCCCTGACACACTCCACCTCGTAAAACCGGCGTTTCAGGGGATCGTCTAACGGCATCAGGAGGGTAAAATGGCTGAATGAGAGGTTCATCAGGATATCATCCCGCCCGGCATTCATACTCTGAATCGGGATTTCCTCGCCGCATGGTTGCAGAAGATGAGAGGGATTGAATGTGGCAAACAATGATTGCCATTTTTCAGGACCTGCAGATTCGGCAGACAGTGTTTGCCAAATGTTCGGATATACCAGATAGAACTGGCGATATAATCGGAGAGTACGGGCTGAAAATCCGGAAGTATCAGACAAACGGGCCGCTATCAGGTCAAGGAGGGATTCACCATATAATGCCCGATCTGACCCATGTTGCTCGAATTCACGTATATAATACC from Methanospirillum hungatei JF-1 includes the following:
- a CDS encoding ATP-binding protein, encoding MNRTDLSILLQEGEGSMLEYKESLSSALSRELVAFANTTGGKILLGVRDDGSVKGITDTNDIRARIQDIARNCDPPVKILLTHIDTVTIITVRESSEKPVQCSDGFFWRQGAVTQKLTREEIRTFFQKEGAIRFELSVSPKFRYPEDLDEEKFTNWLSQSGISPNGNQENILVNIETTERSGGKLLFRNVGILFFAKDPRRFFNQAYITCILFQGTTNVRILDRKDFAGGAVADIEDSLRFIERNTRLAYKIEGLKREEIPEYPMASHREAITNAVMHRDWFIEGANVFVQIFSDRIEIISPGGLPPGMQQTDLGHKSVRRNPIIADLYHRIGFIEKAGTGIERMREGARESGCPEPVFDADGFFTVTFTPMETPEDDRHQDGTKIAQRREKMDLLKICQKESTLVEILSYFGRTDRTKFRKHILQPLVEDGLLELTIPDRPTSKNQKYRITPAGKEVLHEYLSEITADKR
- a CDS encoding restriction endonuclease subunit S encodes the protein MGITTLFLQLRTRLLLNTHVQVGTPRMDWVALPILNRVRNPIYCFLSHYINSITHSHIQSHLVGAVQQHFNVGSARKISINLPPLPTQKAIAHILGTLDDKIELNRRMNETLESIARAIFTSWFIDFDPVRAKAEGRQPEGMDAATAALFPSEFEEVEGQEIPKGWQIKPIGDILEVKGGSTPSTENESYWGGNIPFCTPKDLSNSKTPFILSTERTITELGVGEISSGILPIGTVLLSSRAPIGYVSITIAPISINQGFIALIPNESCNNYFIFEWLKANMELIIGNANGTTFLEISKKNFKPLSLCLPPKKLMQAYSLLINPIFTKIKSNLIQNQELSQTRDTLLPKLLSGELPIDNPEQFTGVS
- the ltrA gene encoding group II intron reverse transcriptase/maturase, which translates into the protein MNGISSITHKSEDISDRKLAKQWKKFPFAKARDYVKRLQTRIAKAVKNGQYRLARRLQYLLTHSFYAKMLAVQRVTKNRGKRSAGVDGEKWTTPEQKMKAALTLSDKGYRAKPLRRIYIPKPQSSKMRPLSIPTMYDRAMQALYAMALMPWAETTADKTSFGFRMKRNAQDAASYTFQCLSRKTSGQWILEGDIRGCFDNFAHQWMLDNIPLDQRILNQFLKAGYIYDGILYRNKSGTPQGGLISPLLANMALDGMERMLKEHFPGNKVHLIRFADDFLVTADSQETALQCKELITEFLHERGLELSEEKTKIVHINEGFDFLGWNFRKFKGKFLIQPSKKAIAAIIDKVRVIIKSAKAWKQEDLIKALNPVIKGWAMYHRTVSASMTFGKLDWVVRNMLWRWAKRRHNNKGKRWIARKYWHPTLTRKQVFRTSTLTLENFSNTKIQYRKFIKLDANPFIDTEYFENRPGVFLSKQRSIRMFLHYAHKSG
- a CDS encoding PDDEXK nuclease domain-containing protein, whose translation is MDFSDLVHCISEVNTELTKQAVKAVNRSLTLRNWLIGYYIREFEQHGSDRALYGESLLDLIAARLSDTSGFSARTLRLYRQFYLVYPNIWQTLSAESAGPEKWQSLFATFNPSHLLQPCGEEIPIQSMNAGRDDILMNLSFSHFTLLMPLDDPLKRRFYEVECVRGNWSVRELKRQIESLYFERSALSQDKQALSEHVQAGAQTDSPHLIIRDPCVFDFLGIKSEEVMYESDLEQVLLRKLESFLLELGYGFCFEARQKRILIGDEYFFVDLVFYHRVLKCHVIIELKTGGFSHEALGQLNTYLNYFKAHLMTEGDNPPVGLLLCTTQNHALVQYACAGIDNQVFVSKYQVRLPGTEESREFVERVIRDE